The nucleotide window GAATATGCAGTTTGCATCTCTTGCATTGCTTTTATCATTTCTTGATTCGTATTCAATGTTGACATTTGCATTTGAGTAGATAACATCTGTGATGAATCCATAGGTTTTGTAGGATCTTGTAATTTTAATTCTTGTATCATTAATTTTAAAAAATCATTACTTGTCAACTGATCATTACTAACTGAAGTTGTATAAGAATTACCATCAACTCCAACTGCCGAACTAACTGAAACTTCTGCCATTTTATTCTCCTATATCATATGTTCTTCAAAGAAATATCTAACAACATTATCTGAATCCATAGAATCTTGAACTCTAACAGCTAATTTATCATCAATTACTATTATATCACCTGTACCTATGATTCTTGAATTTACATATATTTCTCCACCAGAACCTGCTGGTTTATGCAAAGAAATTATATCTCCATCAGTCAATTTAAGAAATTCTGAAATAGTTATATTCGTATTGCCTAACATCACATCGACAACTATCTCAGTATCTACTAATAAATCATAATCTCTTTCACTAATTTCCATTTAAATACTTTACCAAATTATTTTACTAAATTATATCATAAAGTTGTACTATTTTTATTAATCAAACAATTTTAATTATATAACTAAATCTAAGGACTCTAACATTGAAGCGACTTTTGATTCAATATTCCCATCAAAATTTCCTAAATCACTTGCAATTACTACTCCACCTGCTATAACATTTGGATCTTGATGTAGCTCAATAAAAGGTTCTAAATTTAATTGTGATTTTAATATTTCATAATCTTTTGGGTTTAGATGTATTTGTACTTTTGATGCAGTTTTTATTTTATCAAGTAAATGATTTATTGTTTGTTTTGCAATTTTTGCTGAATTTTCTCCAACTTCTATGTTTATAATTTTTTGTGCAATAGAAATAGAAGTTTTCAATAATTTAGTTTCCATTTGAAAAGTTGCTTGTTCGAAAAATGCAGCATAATTTTTTAGATCTTTTATTGCTTGAACAACTTGTGCATCAATATCTTTGCCCTTAATTCCATCATTTTCTATATTTGTAACTTTTGCTGATATTTCATTTAATTTTGCACTTAAATTTCTAACTTCAATTAATAAAGGATCCACTTTACCATTTATTTCTCTATCATCCAAAATTGCATTAGAATTACCTACTGTATTAGTTTCAATATTATTGTTAATAAAATTTCCCAATTCATATTTTTGAACATCATCATTTTTACTTATTATTCTTGCACTTGAGTATACATTATCAGCCATTAGTTATTCTCTCTATCAATTAATCCGTCTTCAATCATTTTTTGAGCAACATCTAACATTTTTCTTTGTGCGGCTTCAATATCTTTGATTTTAACTTTATTTGACATTTCAAACTCTTCTTTAAATCTATCTCTAGCCCGTTGAGACATAGAATTTGTAACTTTTTCCATTTCATCTTCAGTTGCATTCTTCATTGCAATTACAACATCTGCTGTTTCTACATTTTGTAAAATTTTCATAATATATTCTGTATCTAAATTTAATAAGTCTTCAAATACAAACATGTTTTCTTTAATTTTTGTTGCAAGTGAAGTATCTATACCATTTATATTTTTAAGTATATCCTGAGCTTTTGGTCCCAATTTATTTAACATATCAGCCACAACTTTTACTCCACCTACATCAATAATTGATGATAATAAAGATTCAAGTTTTTTCTCTAAGACTAAAGAAATTGTTCTTACAACATCAGGAGATACATCTTTTATAGTTGCAATCTGGATAGTTACTTTTACTCTTATTTCTTCATCAAGTTGCATTAGAACTTCAGCTGATTTTGAAGGTTCCATATGTGATAAAATTACTGCTATTGTATGAGGAGATTCATCTTTAATGAAATCACTTAATTGTTTTGGATTTATACCATCAAGATATGAAAATGCTTGTGAAGCTAGCTTCATTCTTGAAAGTTTTGCTAAAACTTCATCTGCTTCAGCTTTCCCTAAAGATTTATATAAAATATCTCTTGCAAAATCATAACCACCTGAACTTATAAAACTTTTAGTTCTTGCATATAAATGAAATTCCTCTAATATTGCTAAAGAAATATCTTTATTTATTGATGATATTTGAGTAATTGATGTAGAAATATTTTCTACCATTTCTTTTGGTAAATGTTGAAAAATTTTAACAGTTGAATCTTCACCAATTAAGACAAAGAATCTTGCAACTTTTTCTATCATAGACATTCCTCTTAGAATATCATTTTCTTTTGTCTCTGCCATTCTTTAGCCTTTATTTAAAATTACTATTACCCTCATTCAACAATAACTCAATCATTCTTGCAACTTCTGCAGGATTATTATTTATCTCTTTATCTAATTCTTCAATAAATACTTCATATCTTGCAGCTGATTCTTCATCTAAACCTTCAATATTATTTAATATTTGGCTTTTTACTTTTGATTTTAATCGTCCTTGTGCAGTACTTGAATCAAATTCATTTTCATAATCAGTTAACATATCTTTAACTAAATTTTCATCATCACCATCAACTTTTTGTCTTGTTCCATCACCTAAAATTACAATATCATTTGAAGCAATAAATTTCTTATAAAATATAAATAATAATATTGCAGCAATTAAATATTGTATATATTCACTAAAATCTTTCAGAATAGACTTTATCATAGAAATTGTATCTACTGATTCATTATCAATTACCACTGCATTACCATTTGCATCTACTGTTTGAGCAACTTGATCCAATGGTTTAACACCAATAAATTTAAAGTTTTTAACAGTAATTTTGTCTCCTCTTACTTTATCATAACCTATCGTATCTTGAACAACAGATTCTAAAGAAGTTATAAATTCATCTTTATTTGGAATATCTTTTAAAACTGATGAATCAAATGTAACAGCTGCAGTTATTCTTTTTATATTTGTATAGTTATTATCTTTTTGACTAATAACTTTTTTAGAGATTTCATAATTAGTAACAGTATTTGTTCCTTCGTTATTTGAAGCTATATTTGTGTTACCAGTACCAGTTGTAGGTGTTTGAATATTATTATCTACACCTGCAACACCTCCAGTATTTGATGGCATTCCTTGAGAATTAGATGTATTTTCTATCACTTGTTGTGAACGAATACTTCCCTCTGGATTATATATCTCTTCTTCAACATCTTTTTTTACAAAATCTAAGGATACAGTAACTTTAGCTACAACTCTACCAACTCCTACAAATGGTTCTAAAAGAGCAACTATTTTCTTTGCATAATCTTCTTCTAAATTCTCTTTGTATTTATTTTGTGTAGTAGATTTTTGATTATTTATATCATCAGCTGACATTTCAAGTAAACTTCCATCTTGATCAATTAATTGAATATTTTCATGTTTCAAATCTGGAACAGCTGATGCAATGAAATTTTTAATTCCATCTATTTGCTTTTGAGTTAAAAAAACGCCAGGTTTTAATGATAACATAGCTGAAGCTGTCGTGTCACCTTTTTTTTCAGTAAAAATTGTATCTTTTGGAATAGCTATTTTTACACTAGCTCGTAAAACACCTGTTAACGATTCTAAAGAACGAGACAATTCACCTTCAAGTGCTCTTAGATACTTTACTTTATTCTCAAAATTTGTTGTACCTAAAGATGATTTTTCAAATATTTCCCAACCAACATGTTTACTTGTTGCCGCTTCACTTGTAACTAATTTAATTTTTGCAATATTTATAAACTCTTTTGAAGTTTTTAACGTTAGATTATTTCCTGATCCAACAACAGCAAATTGAATTCCTGAAGCTTCAAGTTCATCGCTAGCAAGCATAACCTGCGATTTTGTTAAGTTTGATGCAATCGTGTAATTTAATTTCTTATCTTCTGCTTTTACACTAGAATAAATTAATAATCCAACCAATAAAATAAATAATAGAGAAAACCCTCCTATTATTACAGCTCTTTGTGCTGCATTTAAATTATTTATAAACTTTAAAAGTTGATCCATTAAATACTTATCCTAATTAATTTTTTGCAGAAGATTCAACCACTGATCTAAATAATCTTGAATCTCTTTTTATTGATGATTGAATTGCATCGAATATAATTTTATTTTTGGCTTGTTCACTCATTTGGCTATCTAAATTTACATTATTTCCATCATTTTGTTCTTCTAATCCCTGAACATTTACCAATTTAGGATTTGTATTATTTGATAAAGGATCTACTGTTGACAAATGTTTTGAGTTTGTTTGTTTTAACTGTAAACTATTATTAAATAAAGCATTATTTAATTCATCTTGAAATACTAAATCTTTAGTTTTATAATTTGGAGTATTTATATTAGCAATATTACTTGAAATAACTTTCTGTCTTTCTCCTCTAAAATTTAACTGATTAAAAAGTGTGCTAGATATACTACTTGCTTCCATTATTTAGTATTGCTCCCAATTTTTTCTATTAAGCCTGCATTTAATTCATCAATTGATTTTATTGCTTTTTGAGATTGTTCAAATCTTCTATGTGCATCAATTAATTCTACCATTGCACTAACTGAATTTACATTTGATTGTTCTATTGCACCTTGAACAACCATATTATCATTATTTTCAAAGACTTCCATATCATTTTGATCTTTTATCTTATAAGTATTATCTCCTAATTTTTCTAAATTAGTATATGGGATTTTTACAACTCCAACTTGTGATTCAAAGCCATTTTCAATAACAATAGGTTCATTATCTGCATTTAACACATTATTTCCATTTGAATCAACTAAAAAGTTATCCAAATTCTTAAATGCACCATCTCTTGTATAAACTATATCTCCATTTGAATTTTGAATTTTGAAAAATGTATCAGATGCATTTAAAGCAAAATCTAAAGTATTCCCAGTCATAACAATAGGCCCCATTTCTGAATTAATATATTTTGAATCAATTTTAGGAATGTTATTTGTTACTTCATTTATTTTAGTAGGTGCTTTATTTTCAGCTTGCATTCTTTCTAAATAATAATTAAAAGTTGTCTCTGTTGTACCTTCTTGTTTAAATCCATAAGTATTTACATTTGCTAAATTATTACTAATTTGATCTAAACGATTAATTTGATTAATCATCGATGCAGCAAGAGGATAAACACCTTGATTCATACTATATTCTCCCTTTTATTATTTATTGTTTGAAAATTCAGCTATCAATTTATCTAAATCATCACCTATTAAATCATCTGTGTCATCTCCATGAATATGTTTGGCAACAGCAATATCCTTAGAGTTACCATCATCTTCAAATAAATTGTTTAGATATAAAGATAATTTTCTAATAACAGACATTACTCTTTCGATTTTTTGTCTATTTATATCATTAAATTGCATTAATTCCATTGCTTGAAAAATTTTATTATCTTCTTCATTTAATAAATTTTTTAAGTTAACTAATGAACTGTTCATTATATTTGCATTATGTA belongs to Arcobacter defluvii and includes:
- a CDS encoding FliM/FliN family flagellar motor switch protein — protein: MEISERDYDLLVDTEIVVDVMLGNTNITISEFLKLTDGDIISLHKPAGSGGEIYVNSRIIGTGDIIVIDDKLAVRVQDSMDSDNVVRYFFEEHMI
- the flgB gene encoding flagellar basal body rod protein FlgB, encoding MEASSISSTLFNQLNFRGERQKVISSNIANINTPNYKTKDLVFQDELNNALFNNSLQLKQTNSKHLSTVDPLSNNTNPKLVNVQGLEEQNDGNNVNLDSQMSEQAKNKIIFDAIQSSIKRDSRLFRSVVESSAKN
- a CDS encoding FliH/SctL family protein translates to MADNVYSSARIISKNDDVQKYELGNFINNNIETNTVGNSNAILDDREINGKVDPLLIEVRNLSAKLNEISAKVTNIENDGIKGKDIDAQVVQAIKDLKNYAAFFEQATFQMETKLLKTSISIAQKIINIEVGENSAKIAKQTINHLLDKIKTASKVQIHLNPKDYEILKSQLNLEPFIELHQDPNVIAGGVVIASDLGNFDGNIESKVASMLESLDLVI
- the fliF gene encoding flagellar basal-body MS-ring/collar protein FliF — encoded protein: MDQLLKFINNLNAAQRAVIIGGFSLLFILLVGLLIYSSVKAEDKKLNYTIASNLTKSQVMLASDELEASGIQFAVVGSGNNLTLKTSKEFINIAKIKLVTSEAATSKHVGWEIFEKSSLGTTNFENKVKYLRALEGELSRSLESLTGVLRASVKIAIPKDTIFTEKKGDTTASAMLSLKPGVFLTQKQIDGIKNFIASAVPDLKHENIQLIDQDGSLLEMSADDINNQKSTTQNKYKENLEEDYAKKIVALLEPFVGVGRVVAKVTVSLDFVKKDVEEEIYNPEGSIRSQQVIENTSNSQGMPSNTGGVAGVDNNIQTPTTGTGNTNIASNNEGTNTVTNYEISKKVISQKDNNYTNIKRITAAVTFDSSVLKDIPNKDEFITSLESVVQDTIGYDKVRGDKITVKNFKFIGVKPLDQVAQTVDANGNAVVIDNESVDTISMIKSILKDFSEYIQYLIAAILLFIFYKKFIASNDIVILGDGTRQKVDGDDENLVKDMLTDYENEFDSSTAQGRLKSKVKSQILNNIEGLDEESAARYEVFIEELDKEINNNPAEVARMIELLLNEGNSNFK
- the fliG gene encoding flagellar motor switch protein FliG, with translation MAETKENDILRGMSMIEKVARFFVLIGEDSTVKIFQHLPKEMVENISTSITQISSINKDISLAILEEFHLYARTKSFISSGGYDFARDILYKSLGKAEADEVLAKLSRMKLASQAFSYLDGINPKQLSDFIKDESPHTIAVILSHMEPSKSAEVLMQLDEEIRVKVTIQIATIKDVSPDVVRTISLVLEKKLESLLSSIIDVGGVKVVADMLNKLGPKAQDILKNINGIDTSLATKIKENMFVFEDLLNLDTEYIMKILQNVETADVVIAMKNATEDEMEKVTNSMSQRARDRFKEEFEMSNKVKIKDIEAAQRKMLDVAQKMIEDGLIDRENN
- a CDS encoding flagellar hook-basal body protein; the protein is MNQGVYPLAASMINQINRLDQISNNLANVNTYGFKQEGTTETTFNYYLERMQAENKAPTKINEVTNNIPKIDSKYINSEMGPIVMTGNTLDFALNASDTFFKIQNSNGDIVYTRDGAFKNLDNFLVDSNGNNVLNADNEPIVIENGFESQVGVVKIPYTNLEKLGDNTYKIKDQNDMEVFENNDNMVVQGAIEQSNVNSVSAMVELIDAHRRFEQSQKAIKSIDELNAGLIEKIGSNTK